A window of the Dictyostelium discoideum AX4 chromosome 4 chromosome, whole genome shotgun sequence genome harbors these coding sequences:
- the sun2 gene encoding SUN domain-containing protein 2, with amino-acid sequence MIINKKYILFILLLLFITSCTIVFSQQQQQQTEQSEQTEQAINNDVNNSINDIFENDSSKQLRQPQQQHTIVDDGNNNNNNNNNNNNNNNNNNNNNNNNNNNNNNNNNNNPIDNKDILGLKKLALLKQFEEQKSKSENDINNDIVILNLENDNPNQIIETTTTTLNNSNDNKNNIIDDNQDEKLNENIKEDKNEIKNEIKNENQEKDKGIIDVEKDENQPNIEEKGKEKQNLLEKGIENENQNENQIQIEKEKEIEIEIEKEKEKENKELIEESKTEKDNQQKENKENTNEINVTVVEEPEQPQPQQQNQQEQQEQQQQEHKEEQQQQEQQQQEQQTQQEQQTHQQQQEHQETQKNSSEETKTQSPIQVNTTDVNNEIELKNEGDNNSQLNDSSIPITSPLTNDNDTLKTTKEDSNNNNKNEVINNQTPLIDEKNHQHNYEGNNRNGDDVSIISNIPKTNKAPETQQQQQQQQQQQQQQQQQQQQQQQQQQQQQQQQQQQQQQQQQQHVVLTPNDLPDKFNYASSECGANVLQTNKEAWEVSSILASSRDRYLLNECNKSQWFVVELCEEIGVQIIELANFEFFSSMFKDFIVLGSNRYPAQSWHYLGQFTAENSRKQQYFVLKEKAWYKYLKVKILSHYGDQLYCPISSFKVYGSTMVDDLKNQVDINISELEKFQRDLSSIPYPMEIGSDTSYSTTTSTTSSSSTSSSYPSSKTKSSNSEYPSWERIQSFSEKLRKNVEQQLIQPPSVLNTNDNNNNNNNNNNNNNNNNNNNNNNNNNEEQFIYYETNGNGGPPSTSTSTSSSSSQNHQARTPQSVFKTLADKIKAIEFNQSIGNKFMEKLERYYSEEIKNLKFDVSEFLNDIIKLGNSLDEKLKDHRKYDDNKFKETSKEIKILKEKIEKLEEQKSADRNFYLVVTLVSLLIGLLLKPLFTSSSSSSNKSYPNSMPNSPTYLNSGSNNYNNNGIINSSGGSGGGGGNLQNSSFIGINGQLNFSDDNISAFLNSSCSNFGLNNNNNNNNGINNNNNNSNSNSNNNSINNGSININSNNSLQQRIHHNKYIHQRRNSSPLVGVQLESFFSPNAIPPTIPIVPQDDNNINYNYNNNNNTNNINNNYNYNNNNNNNNNNNNNNNNNNNNNSDNYNNNNNSNNNVNSPSSPTPSSIILSPKFITSIPKNINYYNNGGSGSHLKNRFSRQASESVLSQNHYQINHQNHSLNGVTTNINNNNSNSNGNSNGNSNNMTNGLPPVSMPSSSSHDNLLLHRGNNQSKKYKRRSHL; translated from the coding sequence atgattataaataaaaagtatatattatttatattacttttattgtttattacgAGTTGTACAATAGTATtttcacaacaacaacaacaacagacGGAACAATCGGAACAAACGGAACAGGCTATAAACAATGATGTAAACAATAGTATAAAcgatatttttgaaaatgattcaaGTAAACAACTAagacaaccacaacaacaacatacAATCGTCGAtgatggaaataataataataataataataataataataataataataataataataataataataataataataataataataataataataataataataataataataacccgATCGATAATAAGGATATTTTGGGATTAAAAAAACTGgctttattaaaacaatttgaagAACAAAAGAGTAAAAGTGAAAACGATATTAACAATGacattgtaattttaaatttagaaaatgataatCCCAATCAGATAAttgaaacaacaacaacaacactaaataatagtaatgataataaaaataatataatagaTGATAATCAAGACGAAAAAttgaatgaaaatataaaagaagataaaaatgaaattaaaaatgaaattaaaaatgaaaatcaagaaaaagataaaggaATTATAGATgttgaaaaagatgaaaatcaACCTAATATAGAAGAAAAAGgtaaagaaaaacaaaatctTCTAGAAAAAGGTAtcgaaaatgaaaatcaaaatgaaaatcaaatacaaatagaaaaagaaaaagaaatagaaatagaaattgaaaaagagaaagaaaaagaaaataaagagtTGATTGAAGAATCAAAAACAGAAAAAGATaatcaacaaaaagaaaataaagaaaatactAATGAAATAAATGTAACAGTAGTCGAGGAACCtgaacaaccacaaccacaacaacaaaaccaacaagaacaacaagaacaacaacaacaagagcacaaagaagaacaacaacaacaagaacaacaacaacaagaacaacaaacacaacaagaacaacaaacacatcaacaacaacaagaacatcAAGAAACCCAAAAAAATAGTTCAGAGGAGACTAAAACCCAATCACCAATTCAAGTGAATACTACAGATGTTAATAACgaaatagaattaaaaaatgagggagataataatagtcaattaaatgattcatcGATACCAATAACCTCTCCTTTgacaaatgataatgatactTTAAAAACTACAAAGGaagatagtaataataacaataaaaatgaagtaataaataatcaaacaccattaattgatgaaaaaaaCCATCAGCACAATTATGAAGGTAATAATAgaaatggtgatgatgtatctataatttcaaatataccaaaaacaaacaaaGCTCCAGAaacacaacaacagcagcaacaacaacaacaacaacaacaacaacaacaacaacaacaacaacaacaacaacaacaacaacaacaacaacaacaacaacaacaacaacaacaacaacaacaacaacaacaacatgtTGTATTAACACCAAATGATTTACcagataaatttaattatgcGTCTTCAGAATGTGGTGCCAATGTATTACAAACTAATAAAGAGGCATGGGAAGTTAGTAGTATTTTAGCATCATCAAGAGATAGATATCTTTTGAATGAGTGTAATAAATCTCAATGGTTCGTAGTTGAATTATGTGAAGAGATTGGTGTACAAATTATAGAGTTGGCAAATTTCGAATTCTTTTCATCAATGTTTAAAGATTTCATAGTTTTGGGTAGTAATAGATATCCTGCACAATCATGGCATTATCTTGGTCAATTCACAGCAGAGAATAGTAGAAAACAACAATACTTTGTATTGAAAGAGAAAGCTTggtataaatatttaaaagttaaaatattatcacaTTATGGTGATCAATTGTATTGTCCAATCTCTTCATTCAAAGTTTATGGTTCAACAATGgttgatgatttaaaaaatcaagttGATATAAATATATCGGAATTGGAGAAATTTCAAAGAGATTTATCATCAATACCATATCCAATGGAAATTGGTTCTGATACTTCTTACTCtaccaccacctccaccacctCCTCCTCATCCACCTCCTCCTCTTACCCTTCCTCTAAAActaaatcatcaaattcagAGTACCCATCTTGGGAGAGAATTCAATCATTCTCTGAAAAGTTACGTAAAAATGTtgaacaacaattaattcaacCACCATCAGTTTTAAatacaaatgataataataataataataataataataataataataataataataataataataataataataataataataataatgaagaacaatttatatattatgaaacaaatggtaatggtggaccaccttcaacttcaacttcaacttcatcatcatcatcacaaaaTCATCAAGCTCGTACACCACAAAGTGTTTTTAAAACATTGGCAGATAAAATCAAAGCAATTGaattcaatcaatcaattggtaataaatttatGGAAAAACTTGAAAGGTATTATTCAGAGGAAATtaagaatttgaaatttgatgTTTCAGAATTCTTAAATGATATCATTAAATTGGGTAATTCTTTAGatgagaaattaaaagatcatAGAAaatatgatgataataaatttaaagagacttcaaaagaaattaaaattttaaaagaaaaaattgaaaaattggAAGAACAAAAATCGGCTGAtagaaatttttatttagtgGTTACATTAGTATCTCtattaattggtttattattaaaaccattattcacttcatcttcatcctcCTCAAATAAAAGTTATCCAAATTCAATGCCAAATAGTCCAACTTATTTAaatagtggtagtaataattataataataatggaattattaatagtagtggtggtagtggtggtggtggtggtaatctTCAAAATAGTAGTTTCATAGGTATTAACggtcaattaaattttagtgatgataatattagTGCATTCTTAAATAGTAGTTGTAGtaattttggtttaaataataataataataataataatggtatcaacaacaacaataataatagcaatagcaatagtaataataatagtattaataatggaagtataaatattaatagtaataatagtttacAACAAAGGATTCatcataataaatatattcatCAAAGACGTAATTCATCACCTTTAGTTGGTGTTCAATTAGAAAGTTTCTTTTCACCAAATGCTATACCACCAACAATCCCAATAGTTCCACAAGATGATAATAacataaattataattataataataataataatactaataatattaataataattataattataataataataataataataataataataataataataataataataataataataataataatagtgataattataataataataataacagtaataataatgtaaattcTCCTTCAAGTCCAACACCATCTTCAATTATATTATCACCAAAGTTTATAACATCAATTCCAaagaatattaattattataataatggtggAAGTGGTAGTCATTTAAAGAATAGATTTTCAAGACAGGCTTCAGAATCTGTATTATCacaaaatcattatcaaatcaaTCACCAAAATCATTCATTGAATGGAGTAACAActaacattaataataataatagtaatagtaatggtaatagtaatggtaatagtaataacatgACAAATGGTCTTCCACCTGTAT